Proteins co-encoded in one Neoarius graeffei isolate fNeoGra1 chromosome 11, fNeoGra1.pri, whole genome shotgun sequence genomic window:
- the b3gnt2b gene encoding N-acetyllactosaminide beta-1,3-N-acetylglucosaminyltransferase 2: protein MHGPRRKPKVVVMTVMTVFVFIIVEVSRNASQDKNERQKIRIPTKPFWGKLAPKEAFWNRQQQKLDHLYNPIMNGPNATLGGLLPAWLNDTVAQDLCKPDLQVMTQVKNFSLLPDRFKDFLLYMSCRSYRMVIDQPQICKGQPFLLLAIKSLASHFDRRQAIRESWGRAGLLANKTVVTVFLLGNATAVDHFPDLSPMLEYESSMYGDILQWDYRDSFFNLTAKEVLFLEWFNTRCPNASFIFKGDDDVFVNTFLIIKFLKGLSPVKAQDLFVGDVITNAGPHRDKKVKYYIPENIFVGSYPPYAGGGGYLYSGNVAKRLHGVMNKVPLYPIDDVYTGMCLRKLGLAPEKHKGFRTFGIEEKYRNNPCAYKSLMLVHPRSPQDMIKIWAWLNDPALNCQ from the coding sequence ATGCACGGACCTCGAAGAAAGCCGAAGGTCGTTGTGATGACAGTAATGACTGTGTTCGTCTTCATCATAGTGGAAGTTTCGAGAAATGCCAGCCAAGATAAAAATGAACGGCAAAAAATTCGAATACCCACCAAACCATTCTGGGGCAAACTGGCCCCCAAAGAGGCTTTCTGGAATCGCCAGCAGCAGAAACTGGACCATTTGTACAACCCGATCATGAATGGACCAAACGCCACGCTCGGTGGCCTTCTGCCAGCCTGGTTAAATGATACAGTGGCCCAGGACCTCTGCAAGCCAGACCTCCAGGTTATGACGCAAGTGAAGAATTTCAGCTTGCTTCCAGATCGTTTTAAAGACTTTTTGTTGTACATGAGCTGCAGGTCATATCGCATGGTCATAGACCAGCCTCAGATATGCAAAGGTCAGCCGTTCCTGCTGCTGGCCATCAAATCATTGGCGTCACATTTCGACCGGCGTCAGGCGATACGAGAGTCATGGGGTCGAGCTGGTCTCTTGGCCAACAAGACCGTTGTGACTGTGTTCCTCCTTGGCAATGCCACTGCAGTGGACCACTTCCCAGACTTATCACCAATGTTAGAGTATGAGAGCTCGATGTATGGAGACATCCTTCAGTGGGACTACAGGGACTCCTTTTTTAACCTGACCGCTAAAGAGGTCCTTTTCCTTGAGTGGTTCAACACTCGCTGTCCAAATGCTAGCTTCATATTCAAGGGTGACGATGATGTCTTTGTAAACACTTTCCTTATTATAAAATTCCTCAAGGGTCTGTCTCCTGTCAAGGCACAGGACTTGTTTGTTGGGGATGTCATAACGAATGCTGGACCTCACCGGGACAAGAAGGTTAAGTACTACATCCCTGAGAACATTTTTGTCGGGAGCTATCCACCATATGCAGGTGGTGGAGGGTACCTTTATTCTGGAAACGTGGCCAAGAGGCTCCACGGGGTCATGAACAAGGTGCCGTTGTACCCCATTGATGACGTCTATACGGGCATGTGCCTGAGAAAGCTGGGACTTGCCCCAGAGAAGCACAAGGGTTTTCGCACTTTTGGCATAGAGGAGAAATATCGTAACAATCCATGTGCCTATAAGAGCCTCATGCTGGTTCACCCAAGAAGTCCGCAGGACATGATTAAAATATGGGCGTGGCTTAATGACCCTGCTTTAAATTGTCAGTAA